The Actinomycetota bacterium genome includes the window CCCTCGTCGCCTTCACCGCCGCCTACGTCGCCGAGATCGTGCGTGGCGGGCTGCAGTCGGTGCCCCGCGGACAGATCGAGGGCGCGATGGCCCTCGGGCTCTCCCCCTTCGTCACCACCCGCCGGATCGTGCTCCCGCAGGCCCTGCGCGCGGTGATCCCCGCGCTGGTCGGACAGTTCATCAGCCTGTTCAAGGACACCTCGCTCGTCTTCATCATCGGCTTGACCGAGCTCCTGCGGGTGGCCGAGATCGTGACCAGCCAGCCCGACTTCATCGCCCAGGGCCTGCTCACCGAGTCGTACGTCTTCGCCTCGCTCGTCTACTGGACGGTTGCATACTCGATGTCCAAGGCCAGCCAGAGGCTGGAGACGCGGCTGGGGGTCGGCGAGCGATGAGCGCGATGATCGTCTGCGACGGCGTCGAGAAGTGGTTCGGCGACTTCCAGGCGCTACGAGGCATCGACCTGGAGGTCGCGCGCAACGAGGTGGTCGTGGTCTGCGGGCCGTCCGGCTCCGGGAAGTCCACGCTGATCCGCTGCATCAACCGCCTCGAGAAGCACGACCGGGGACGCATCGTCGTGGACGGCACCGAGCTGTCCGACGACATCCGCAACATCGGTGAGATCCGGCGCGAGGTCGGGATGGTGTTCCAGCAGTTCAACCTGTTCCCGCACCTCACGGTGCTCGAGAACGTCACGCTCGCCCCGCGCCACGTCCGTCGGCTCCCCCGCAAGGAGGCCGAGGAGCGGGCCATGGAGCTCCTCACGCGGGTGCAGATCCCCGAGCAGGCCGGCAAGTACCCGGCGCAGCTGTCCGGGGGCCAGCAGCAGCGAGCGGCGATCGCCCGAGCGCTCGCGATGCAACCGAAGGTGATGCTGTTCGACGAGCCGACGTCCGCGCTCGACCCCGAGATGATCAAGGAGGTCCTCGAGGTCATGCAGGAGCTGGCCCGTTCGGACATGACGATGATCGTCGTCACCCACGAGATGGGGTTCGCGCGGGCGGTAGCGAACCGGATCGTCTTCATGGACGCGGGCGAGATCGTCGAGGCAGGCACCCCCGAGCATTTCTTCACCGACCCGCGCGAGGACCGCACGAAGCTGTTCCTCTCGCAGATCCTGTAGATGCCCGAGGGGGACACGATCGCCCGGGCGGCCCGGACGCTCGACAAGGCGCTGCGCGGCCGGACCGTCTCCGCCCTGCGAGCCGACGGGGTACCCGGACCGGCTCCCCCGGCCGGCGGGTCGGTCGAAGGCGTCTCCTCCCAGGGCAAGCACCTGTTGATCGCTTTCAGCGGCGGGGTCACGCTGCACACCCACATGGGCATGAACGGCTCATGGCACCTGTACCGACCCGGGGAGCGCTGGCGCGTCCCGGCCCATCGGGCCCGGATCGTGATCGCCACCGAGGAGATCGAGGCCGTCTGCTTCTCCCCCATGAAGGCGTCCTTCGTGCGGCCCGGGACGGAGCAGGTCTCCCACCTCGGACCCGACCTGTCGGTCGACGAGCCGGACCTCGCGGAGGCGGTGCGCAGGCTGGCGGCCATCCCGGGGGCCGAGGTGGGCGTGGCCCTGCTCGACCAGCGGGTGGCGGCCGGGCTGGGCAACGTCTACCGCAGCGAGGTCCTCTTCCTGGCCGGCGTGGACCCGTTCGCCCGCGTCGGGGACCTCCCCCCCGAGGCGCTCGAGAAGCTGATGGAGATCGGCTCCCGCCTGCTGCGGGCGAACCTCACCACGCAGCGCCGGACGACGGTGGCCGAGGGCCTGGCCGTCTACGGTCGGACGAACCGTCCGTGCATCCGATGCGGGACACCGGTGCGTTCGGCGCGGCAAGGCTCACAGGCGCGGACCGTGTACTGGTGCCCGGTCTGCCAGCCGGGGAGCGCTAGCGGCTGACCGTCAGCTGGACGGTCTCGGTGACGAGCCCGCCCTCCGCCGCTTCGAGGGCGCCGTCGATCAGCGGGTCGGTCGGGTGGGGGAACTCGAACTCTCCCGGGGTGCCGGTGTCCACGTGGAGCATCGCCCAGTAGGTGCCGCTCTGCTGGATGGTGTCGAACCGCACCTCGACGTCGGTGGACCTCCCCTCGGGGATCGCCGCGTGTCCGACCACCCGCCCGGGAGACCCGTTCGTGTCGCGGTGGACGACCACCCACCC containing:
- a CDS encoding amino acid ABC transporter ATP-binding protein, which translates into the protein MSAMIVCDGVEKWFGDFQALRGIDLEVARNEVVVVCGPSGSGKSTLIRCINRLEKHDRGRIVVDGTELSDDIRNIGEIRREVGMVFQQFNLFPHLTVLENVTLAPRHVRRLPRKEAEERAMELLTRVQIPEQAGKYPAQLSGGQQQRAAIARALAMQPKVMLFDEPTSALDPEMIKEVLEVMQELARSDMTMIVVTHEMGFARAVANRIVFMDAGEIVEAGTPEHFFTDPREDRTKLFLSQIL
- a CDS encoding DNA-formamidopyrimidine glycosylase family protein, which produces MPEGDTIARAARTLDKALRGRTVSALRADGVPGPAPPAGGSVEGVSSQGKHLLIAFSGGVTLHTHMGMNGSWHLYRPGERWRVPAHRARIVIATEEIEAVCFSPMKASFVRPGTEQVSHLGPDLSVDEPDLAEAVRRLAAIPGAEVGVALLDQRVAAGLGNVYRSEVLFLAGVDPFARVGDLPPEALEKLMEIGSRLLRANLTTQRRTTVAEGLAVYGRTNRPCIRCGTPVRSARQGSQARTVYWCPVCQPGSASG